The following proteins come from a genomic window of Salvia hispanica cultivar TCC Black 2014 chromosome 4, UniMelb_Shisp_WGS_1.0, whole genome shotgun sequence:
- the LOC125223647 gene encoding protein CHLORORESPIRATORY REDUCTION 42, chloroplastic isoform X2, with the protein MAMILHLCSVIPARRRHVVKCESRKLEVGSPIIVIEAPKLLKTASSVPCLRANAGLVNPGDVGRIVSRKPMDVWAVRLSIVSGNVT; encoded by the exons ATGGCAATGATATTGCATCTGTGTTCCGTCATTCCAGCAAGGAGAAGGCATGTAGTGAAATGCGAATCGAGAAAACTAGAGGTAGGGTCTCCCATAATAGTGATTGAGGCTCCAAAGCTGCTCAAAACTGCTTCTTCTGTTCCTTGCTTGCGCGCCAACGCCGGCTTAGTCAATCCCGGTGACGTCGGCAG GATTGTCTCGAGGAAGCCTATGGATGTGTGGGCAGTACGACTGAGTATTG TCAGTGGAAATGTGACATAA
- the LOC125223645 gene encoding ubiquitin C-terminal hydrolase 13-like isoform X1, which yields MTVIASPAPNEQEDEDMLVPRSDLVEGALPIGVEGPLPMGVEGPLPMGVEAPEATENNVENQPTEDPRTAKFTWKIDFFSKITTKKLYSGIFDLGDYKWRILIFPKGNNADQLSMYLDVADSAGLPYGWTRYAHFSLAIVNQVHSKYSVRKETQHQFSARENDWGFTAFMPLRELHDPSRGYLVNDTCIVEAEVAVYKAMDPWLYDSKKETGFVGLKNQGATCYMNSLLQTLYHIPFFRKVVYHMPTNVIDMPSASIPLALQSLFYKLQYSDNSVATKELTKSFGWDTYDAFLQHDVQELNRVLCEKLEEKMKRTIVEGAIQQLFEGHHMNYIECINVDYKSSRKESFYDLQLDVKGCDDVYASFDKYVTVEHLDGDNKYHAEQHGLQDAKKGVLFIDFPPVLQLHLKRFEYDFVRDVMVKINDHYEFPLQLDLDRDNGKYLSPDADRRVRNLYTLHSVLVHSGGVHGGHYYAFIQPTLSSQWYKFDDERVTKEDMKKALDELYGGEEEHLMQTNQGINNTPFKFTKHSNAYMLVYIRESDKDKIMCHVDEKDIAEHLRERLKREQEEKEQKKKEKAEAHLYTIVKVVCDEDFVWQIGRNVFFDLVDHDKVRSFRVQKLMPFNVFKEEVANKFGIPVQLQRFWLWAKRQNHTYRPNRPLTQSEEAQTVGYLRDMSNKAQNAELRLFLELERGPDSLPIPLPNKAKDDILLFFKLYDPEKEELRYVGRLFVKSFGKPVDILTRLNEMAGYAPEEDIELYEEIKFDPNVMCEHIQKILTFRSSQLEDGDIVCIQKSLPSEALQKLRCPDVRSFFEYRHNLQVIHFRSLEKPKDDEFCLQLSKLDTYDEVVEKLARQLGVDDPSKLRLTSCNSYTQQPKPHPIKYRGVDNLLDMLLHHNQTSDILYYEVLDMPLPELQGLRTLRVAFRHGTNSEVEIHNVRLPKDSTVADLLDELRMKVQLSRPNAELRLLEVFTHKIYKIFSSGEKIESINDNYWTLRAEEILEEEKHLGRHDCLIHVYHFMNEESQNQVKIQNFGEPFLLVIHADEILADLKIRVQKKLCVSDEEFSKWKFAFVSQGQTEYLEDSEILFTRFQTSSMYIAWEQYLGLEHIDNTPKRPLAANQYRPPFEKAVKIYN from the exons ATGACTGTCATAGCGTCTCCCGCCCCGAACGAG CAAGAGGATGAGGACATGTTAGTTCCTCGATCAGATTTGGTGGAAGGGGCTCTGCCAATAGGAGTGGAAGGGCCTCTGCCAATGGGAGTGGAAGGGCCTCTGCCAATGGGAGTGGAAG CACCAGAAGCAACAGAAAATAATGTGGAAAACCAGCCAACAGAGGATCCTCGCACAGCAAAATTTACTTGGAAGatcgattttttttccaaGATAACCACTAAGAAGCTCTATTCTGGAATATTTGATCTCGGTGATTACAAATG GCGGATTCTTATTTTTCCGAAGGGGAACAATGCTGATCAATTATCCATGTATCTGGATGTTGCTGATTCTGCCGGTTTACCTTATGGATGGACTCGATATGCCCATTTCAGTTTGGCTATTGTGAATCAAGTCCATAGCAAGTATTCAGTCCGAAAGG AAACGCAACATCAATTCAGTGCGCGAGAAAATGATTGGGGCTTTACAGCTTTTATGCCACTTCGTGAACTTCATGATCCTAGCAGGGGTTATCTTGTCAATGACACCTGTATAGTTGAAGCTGAGGTTGCGGTGTACAAAGCTATGGATCCATGGCTATATGATTCGAAGAAAGAAACTGGTTTCGTAGGACTGAAAAACCAAGGGGCTACCTGCTATATGAACTCTCTTCTCCAAACTCTGTACCATATTCCTTTCTTCAGAAAG GTCGTGTACCATATGCCTACTAATGTTATTGATATGCCATCTGCAAGTATCCCTCTGGCTCTGCAGAGTTTATTTTACAAGCTACAGTACAGCGATAATAGTGTTGCAACAAAGGAGTTGACAAAATCCTTTGGATGGGACACCTATGATGCTTTCTTGCAACATGATGTACAAGAACTCAATAGAGTTCTTTGCGAGAAGCTTGAAGAGAAAATGAAG AGAACCATTGTGGAAGGTGCCATACAGCAGTTATTTGAAGGGCACCATATGAACTACATCGAGTGCATAAATGTAGATTACAAATCCAGTAGAAAAGAGTCATTCTATG ATCTTCAGCTTGATGTCAAAGGCTGTGATGATGTCTATGCTTCTTTTGACAAATATGTTACGGTTGAACATCTAGATGGAGATAACAAGTACCATGCTGAACAGCATGGTTTGCAG GATGCTAAGAAAGGAGTGCTATTCATTGACTTTCCCCCAGTTCTCCAGCTTCACTTAAAGCGGTTTGAATACGACTTTGTGCGTGATGTTATGGTAAAG ATAAATGATCACTATGAGTTTCCTCTTCAACTTGATCTTGATAGAGATAATGGAAAGTACTTGTCACCTGATGCTGATAGAAGAGTACGTAACCTCTATACACTTCACAG TGTTTTGGTCCATAGTGGTGGTGTGCACGGTGGTCACTATTATGCCTTTATACAGCCTACTCTTTCCAGCCAGTG GTATAAGTTTGATGATGAACGAGTGACAAAAGAAGATATGAAGAAGGCATTAGATGAGCTGTATGGCGGTGAAGAAGAA CACCTGATGCAGACAAACCAGGGAAtcaataatactcccttcaaGTTCACCAAACACTCAAATGCTTATATGCTGGTGTATATACGTGAAAGTGACAAGGATAAAATCATGTGTCATGTCGATGAGAAGGATATTGCCGAGCATCTTAGG GAGAGGCTGAAGAGagaacaagaagaaaaagaacaaaagaagaaagaaaaagccGAAGCACATCTTTACACTATTGTAAAG GTAGTATGTGATGAAGATTTTGTTTGGCAGATTGGAAGAAACGTTTTTTTTGATTTAGTCGATCATGATAAAGTTAGGAGCTTCCGTGTCCAGAAGCTGATGCCATTTAATGTTTTTAAG GAAGAGGTTGCAAATAAATTTGGTATACCTGTGCAATTACAACGCTTCTGGCTGTGGGCAAAACGGCAAAATCACACTTATCGTCCTAACCGTCCATTGACACAGTCTGAGGAAGCACAGACT GTTGGGTATCTGAGGGATATGTCTAATAAAGCTCAGAATGCAGAGTTGAGGCTATTCTTAGAGCTAGAACGTGGGCCG GACTCCCTGCCTATCCCTCTCCCTAATAAGGCAAAAGATGACATTTTGTTATTCTTCAAGCTTTATGATCCAGAAAAGGAAGAGCTTAG ATATGTTGGTAGACTTTTTGTGAAGAGCTTTGGGAAGCCGGTAGATATCTTGACTAGACTAAATGAGATGGCTGGCTATGCTCCTGAGGAAGATATTGAGCTTTATGAG gaaataaaatttgatcctaATGTGATGTGTGAACATATCCAGAAGATACTCACTTTTAGGTCTAGCCAG CTTGAGGATGGGGACATAGTTTGCATTCAGAAGTCCCTTCCAAGTGAAGCTCTCCAGAAACTTCGTTGCCCAGATGTTCGGTCATTCTTTGAGTACCGCCATAATCTCCAA GTTATTCATTTTCGGTCCCTAGAAAAGCCTAAAGATGATGAATTTTGTTTACAACT GTCAAAGCTTGACACATATGATGAAGTTGTAGAGAAATTGGCTCGCCAACTTGGAGTAGATGATCCTTCTAAACTTAGACTTACGTCATGCAATTCATACACTCAACAACCAAAACCTCATCCTATAAAGTATAGAGGAGTAGATAATCTGCTAGATATGTTACTGCATCACAATCAG ACTTCTGATATATTGTACTATGAAGTCCTGGATATGCCTCTGCCAGAATTGCAAGGCTTAAGAACGCTCAGAGTGGCTTTCCGTCATGGGACAAACAGCGAA GTGGAAATTCACAATGTTAGACTGCCTAAGGATAGCACTGTGGCTGATTTGCTTGATGAACTCAGGATGAAG GTTCAGCTGTCTCGTCCCAATGCAGAACTCAGACTACTGGAAGTATTCACCCACAAGATCTACAAG ATATTTTCTTCAGGGGAAAAGATAGAGAGCATAAATGACAACTATTGGACTTTACGAGCTGAAGAG ATACTTGAAGAAGAGAAACATCTTGGTCGTCATGATTGCTTGATTCATGTTTATCACTTTATGAATGAAGAAAGTCAGAACCAAGTG AAGATTCAGAATTTTGGTGAGCCCTTTTTATTGGTCATTCACGCAGACGAGATTTTAGCTGATCTCAAGATTCGTGTTCAGAAAAAGTTATGTGTATCAGATGAGGAGTTCTCTAAG TGGAAATTTGCTTTTGTTTCACAAGGTCAAACTGAGTACCTAGAGGATTCAGAAATTTTGTTTACTCGATTCCAg ACAAGCAGCATGTATATTGCTTGGGAGCAGTATCTTGGGCTAGAACACATAGATAATACCCCAAAAAGGCCTCTTGCAGCTAATCAG TACCGTCCACCTTTCGAGAAGGCTGTGAAGATATACAATTAA
- the LOC125223645 gene encoding ubiquitin C-terminal hydrolase 13-like isoform X2 → MTVIASPAPNEQEDEDMLVPRSDLVEGALPIGVEGPLPMGVEGPLPMGVEAPEATENNVENQPTEDPRTAKFTWKIDFFSKITTKKLYSGIFDLGDYKWRILIFPKGNNADQLSMYLDVADSAGLPYGWTRYAHFSLAIVNQVHSKYSVRKETQHQFSARENDWGFTAFMPLRELHDPSRGYLVNDTCIVEAEVAVYKAMDPWLYDSKKETGFVGLKNQGATCYMNSLLQTLYHIPFFRKVVYHMPTNVIDMPSASIPLALQSLFYKLQYSDNSVATKELTKSFGWDTYDAFLQHDVQELNRVLCEKLEEKMKRTIVEGAIQQLFEGHHMNYIECINVDYKSSRKESFYDLQLDVKGCDDVYASFDKYVTVEHLDGDNKYHAEQHGLQDAKKGVLFIDFPPVLQLHLKRFEYDFVRDVMVKINDHYEFPLQLDLDRDNGKYLSPDADRRVRNLYTLHSVLVHSGGVHGGHYYAFIQPTLSSQWYKFDDERVTKEDMKKALDELYGGEEEHLMQTNQGINNTPFKFTKHSNAYMLVYIRESDKDKIMCHVDEKDIAEHLRERLKREQEEKEQKKKEKAEAHLYTIVKVVCDEDFVWQIGRNVFFDLVDHDKVRSFRVQKLMPFNVFKEEVANKFGIPVQLQRFWLWAKRQNHTYRPNRPLTQSEEAQTVGYLRDMSNKAQNAELRLFLELERGPDSLPIPLPNKAKDDILLFFKLYDPEKEELRYVGRLFVKSFGKPVDILTRLNEMAGYAPEEDIELYEEIKFDPNVMCEHIQKILTFRSSQLEDGDIVCIQKSLPSEALQKLRCPDVRSFFEYRHNLQVIHFRSLEKPKDDEFCLQLSKLDTYDEVVEKLARQLGVDDPSKLRLTSCNSYTQQPKPHPIKYRGVDNLLDMLLHHNQTSDILYYEVLDMPLPELQGLRTLRVAFRHGTNSEVEIHNVRLPKDSTVADLLDELRMKVQLSRPNAELRLLEVFTHKIYKIFSSGEKIESINDNYWTLRAEEILEEEKHLGRHDCLIHVYHFMNEESQNQVIQNFGEPFLLVIHADEILADLKIRVQKKLCVSDEEFSKWKFAFVSQGQTEYLEDSEILFTRFQTSSMYIAWEQYLGLEHIDNTPKRPLAANQYRPPFEKAVKIYN, encoded by the exons ATGACTGTCATAGCGTCTCCCGCCCCGAACGAG CAAGAGGATGAGGACATGTTAGTTCCTCGATCAGATTTGGTGGAAGGGGCTCTGCCAATAGGAGTGGAAGGGCCTCTGCCAATGGGAGTGGAAGGGCCTCTGCCAATGGGAGTGGAAG CACCAGAAGCAACAGAAAATAATGTGGAAAACCAGCCAACAGAGGATCCTCGCACAGCAAAATTTACTTGGAAGatcgattttttttccaaGATAACCACTAAGAAGCTCTATTCTGGAATATTTGATCTCGGTGATTACAAATG GCGGATTCTTATTTTTCCGAAGGGGAACAATGCTGATCAATTATCCATGTATCTGGATGTTGCTGATTCTGCCGGTTTACCTTATGGATGGACTCGATATGCCCATTTCAGTTTGGCTATTGTGAATCAAGTCCATAGCAAGTATTCAGTCCGAAAGG AAACGCAACATCAATTCAGTGCGCGAGAAAATGATTGGGGCTTTACAGCTTTTATGCCACTTCGTGAACTTCATGATCCTAGCAGGGGTTATCTTGTCAATGACACCTGTATAGTTGAAGCTGAGGTTGCGGTGTACAAAGCTATGGATCCATGGCTATATGATTCGAAGAAAGAAACTGGTTTCGTAGGACTGAAAAACCAAGGGGCTACCTGCTATATGAACTCTCTTCTCCAAACTCTGTACCATATTCCTTTCTTCAGAAAG GTCGTGTACCATATGCCTACTAATGTTATTGATATGCCATCTGCAAGTATCCCTCTGGCTCTGCAGAGTTTATTTTACAAGCTACAGTACAGCGATAATAGTGTTGCAACAAAGGAGTTGACAAAATCCTTTGGATGGGACACCTATGATGCTTTCTTGCAACATGATGTACAAGAACTCAATAGAGTTCTTTGCGAGAAGCTTGAAGAGAAAATGAAG AGAACCATTGTGGAAGGTGCCATACAGCAGTTATTTGAAGGGCACCATATGAACTACATCGAGTGCATAAATGTAGATTACAAATCCAGTAGAAAAGAGTCATTCTATG ATCTTCAGCTTGATGTCAAAGGCTGTGATGATGTCTATGCTTCTTTTGACAAATATGTTACGGTTGAACATCTAGATGGAGATAACAAGTACCATGCTGAACAGCATGGTTTGCAG GATGCTAAGAAAGGAGTGCTATTCATTGACTTTCCCCCAGTTCTCCAGCTTCACTTAAAGCGGTTTGAATACGACTTTGTGCGTGATGTTATGGTAAAG ATAAATGATCACTATGAGTTTCCTCTTCAACTTGATCTTGATAGAGATAATGGAAAGTACTTGTCACCTGATGCTGATAGAAGAGTACGTAACCTCTATACACTTCACAG TGTTTTGGTCCATAGTGGTGGTGTGCACGGTGGTCACTATTATGCCTTTATACAGCCTACTCTTTCCAGCCAGTG GTATAAGTTTGATGATGAACGAGTGACAAAAGAAGATATGAAGAAGGCATTAGATGAGCTGTATGGCGGTGAAGAAGAA CACCTGATGCAGACAAACCAGGGAAtcaataatactcccttcaaGTTCACCAAACACTCAAATGCTTATATGCTGGTGTATATACGTGAAAGTGACAAGGATAAAATCATGTGTCATGTCGATGAGAAGGATATTGCCGAGCATCTTAGG GAGAGGCTGAAGAGagaacaagaagaaaaagaacaaaagaagaaagaaaaagccGAAGCACATCTTTACACTATTGTAAAG GTAGTATGTGATGAAGATTTTGTTTGGCAGATTGGAAGAAACGTTTTTTTTGATTTAGTCGATCATGATAAAGTTAGGAGCTTCCGTGTCCAGAAGCTGATGCCATTTAATGTTTTTAAG GAAGAGGTTGCAAATAAATTTGGTATACCTGTGCAATTACAACGCTTCTGGCTGTGGGCAAAACGGCAAAATCACACTTATCGTCCTAACCGTCCATTGACACAGTCTGAGGAAGCACAGACT GTTGGGTATCTGAGGGATATGTCTAATAAAGCTCAGAATGCAGAGTTGAGGCTATTCTTAGAGCTAGAACGTGGGCCG GACTCCCTGCCTATCCCTCTCCCTAATAAGGCAAAAGATGACATTTTGTTATTCTTCAAGCTTTATGATCCAGAAAAGGAAGAGCTTAG ATATGTTGGTAGACTTTTTGTGAAGAGCTTTGGGAAGCCGGTAGATATCTTGACTAGACTAAATGAGATGGCTGGCTATGCTCCTGAGGAAGATATTGAGCTTTATGAG gaaataaaatttgatcctaATGTGATGTGTGAACATATCCAGAAGATACTCACTTTTAGGTCTAGCCAG CTTGAGGATGGGGACATAGTTTGCATTCAGAAGTCCCTTCCAAGTGAAGCTCTCCAGAAACTTCGTTGCCCAGATGTTCGGTCATTCTTTGAGTACCGCCATAATCTCCAA GTTATTCATTTTCGGTCCCTAGAAAAGCCTAAAGATGATGAATTTTGTTTACAACT GTCAAAGCTTGACACATATGATGAAGTTGTAGAGAAATTGGCTCGCCAACTTGGAGTAGATGATCCTTCTAAACTTAGACTTACGTCATGCAATTCATACACTCAACAACCAAAACCTCATCCTATAAAGTATAGAGGAGTAGATAATCTGCTAGATATGTTACTGCATCACAATCAG ACTTCTGATATATTGTACTATGAAGTCCTGGATATGCCTCTGCCAGAATTGCAAGGCTTAAGAACGCTCAGAGTGGCTTTCCGTCATGGGACAAACAGCGAA GTGGAAATTCACAATGTTAGACTGCCTAAGGATAGCACTGTGGCTGATTTGCTTGATGAACTCAGGATGAAG GTTCAGCTGTCTCGTCCCAATGCAGAACTCAGACTACTGGAAGTATTCACCCACAAGATCTACAAG ATATTTTCTTCAGGGGAAAAGATAGAGAGCATAAATGACAACTATTGGACTTTACGAGCTGAAGAG ATACTTGAAGAAGAGAAACATCTTGGTCGTCATGATTGCTTGATTCATGTTTATCACTTTATGAATGAAGAAAGTCAGAACCAAGTG ATTCAGAATTTTGGTGAGCCCTTTTTATTGGTCATTCACGCAGACGAGATTTTAGCTGATCTCAAGATTCGTGTTCAGAAAAAGTTATGTGTATCAGATGAGGAGTTCTCTAAG TGGAAATTTGCTTTTGTTTCACAAGGTCAAACTGAGTACCTAGAGGATTCAGAAATTTTGTTTACTCGATTCCAg ACAAGCAGCATGTATATTGCTTGGGAGCAGTATCTTGGGCTAGAACACATAGATAATACCCCAAAAAGGCCTCTTGCAGCTAATCAG TACCGTCCACCTTTCGAGAAGGCTGTGAAGATATACAATTAA
- the LOC125221306 gene encoding dof zinc finger protein DOF5.4-like, with amino-acid sequence MAEREAMEEEAVKPDASDGAEEPDKACAPAGRELRPRKNLKPPEMYRDFAPKVEEKKPGNGKSYYWIHVGEARIGEEIGGGGRFIGVGDRRMRPHNHQVVKCPRCDSLNTKFCYYNLSQPRHFCKSCRRYWTKGGVLRNVPIGGGSHKTKHSKPKTNAASSSSAAAAAAEDAEEKSTAQSSSLTTSAAAVATATAPPTSSAAEPIHTTPDSAVMYNFADVSFSNVNPIANPSLDQQPAAAEHIFAAAE; translated from the exons ATGGCAGAGCGCGAGGCAATGGAGGAAGAGGCGGTGAAACCTGATGCGAGCGACGGCGCGGAGGAGCCGGATAAGGCATGTGCGCCGGCGGGCAGAGAGTTGAGGCCGAGGAAGAATCTTAAACCGCCGGAGATGTACCGTGACTTTGCCCCCAAAGTAGAAGAGAA aaaacctgGGAATGGGAAATCCTATTATTGGATTCACGTTGGAGAAGCTCGCATCGGAGAAGAAATCGGCGGCGGAGGGAGGTTTATCGGCGTCGGAGATAGGCGGATGCGGCCGCACAATCACCAGGTCGTCAAGTGCCCTCGCTGCGACTCGCTCAACACCAAATTCTGCTACTACAACCTCTCGCAGCCGCGCCACTTCTGCAAGAGCTGCCGCCGCTACTGGACCAAAGGCGGCGTCCTCCGCAATGTCCCCATCGGCGGCGGCTCCCACAAAACCAAGCACTCCAAGCCTAAAACCAatgccgcctcctcctcctccgccgccgccgccgccgccgaagACGCAGAGGAAAAATCCACCGCGCAGAGCTCCAGCCTCaccacctccgccgccgcagTCGCAACCGCAACCGCTCCTCCTACATCCTCCGCCGCGGAACCGATCCACACCACGCCGGATTCCGCCGTGATGTACAATTTCGCCGACGTGAGCTTCTCCAACGTGAATCCAATCGCAAACCCTAGCCTCGATCAGCagccggcggcggcggaacATATCTTCGCGGCGGcggagtaa
- the LOC125223647 gene encoding protein CHLORORESPIRATORY REDUCTION 42, chloroplastic isoform X1 yields the protein MAMILHLCSVIPARRRHVVKCESRKLEVGSPIIVIEAPKLLKTASSVPCLRANAGLVNPGDVGRIVSRKPMDVWAVRLSIGTYLIDGKYFKPLELDD from the exons ATGGCAATGATATTGCATCTGTGTTCCGTCATTCCAGCAAGGAGAAGGCATGTAGTGAAATGCGAATCGAGAAAACTAGAGGTAGGGTCTCCCATAATAGTGATTGAGGCTCCAAAGCTGCTCAAAACTGCTTCTTCTGTTCCTTGCTTGCGCGCCAACGCCGGCTTAGTCAATCCCGGTGACGTCGGCAG GATTGTCTCGAGGAAGCCTATGGATGTGTGGGCAGTACGACTGAGTATTGGTACTTATCTCATAGATGGGAAATATTTCAAGCCTTTGGAACTCGATGATTAA
- the LOC125223646 gene encoding outer envelope protein 61-like, translating into MLNGMMDPELIRMAQEQMSRMSPAELARIQQQMMSNPDLMRMATQGMQNLNTEDFKHAAEQLKHTRPEDMAEIGEKMANASPEELAAMRARMDAHVSYEINGAEMLKKQGNELHSQGKYTLALEKYMRAKKNLKDIPTSKDRNLLLACSLNMMSCYLKTKQYEECIGEGTEVLAYDAMNPKALYRRGQAYKELGKLGEAVSDLTKAHEVSLGDETIADSLREAEERLNKEGGRTHSRGVVIEDMTEEATVLSDNCENLTSESSFLSQEGTTQSKSSRSASIVEPQSSNNDYLKALKDDPESIRSFQNFISQTDPEILSAMNGGEVEGVSPDMIKTATDVIGKMSPEELNKMFQLASSFQGQKNGGSFTPGPTPPDLSPDMLKTATDLMAKTPPEDLQKMFEMASSLKGNEAASSPSAGFPGSVPPNLTPDMLKMATDMINKMPPDECQKMFEMASSMRGQERPSSTASNGLRSDEFKTRDNLKLNGSDAGESSSSRHLNSSSSESGFLNSGGDLQEQMRNQLKDPAMRQMFSSMMKNMSTDTMANISEQFGFKLSREDAEKAQQAMSSLSPDTLDTMMKWAGRIQSGVEGAKKTKKFFLGGSGLLLAIFMLLLAVVLHWFGLVGK; encoded by the exons ATGTTGAACGGAATGATGGATCCCGAATTGATAAGGATGGCTCAGGAGCAGATGAGCCGGATGTCTCCTGCTGAGTTGGCTCGGATTCAGCAGCAG ATGATGTCCAATCCAGATTTAATGAGGATGGCAACTCAAGGCATGCAAAATTTGAATACTGAAGATTTCAAGCATGCTGCTGAGCAGTTGAAACACACTCGTCCGGAGGACATGGCTGAGATTGGTGAGAAGATGGCAAATGCTTCACCTGAAGAGTTAGCTGCTATGCGTGCGCGTATGGATGCACACGTGTCTTATGAAATTAATGGTGCCGAGATGCTGAAGAAGCAG GGTAATGAACTTCATAGTCAGGGAAAGTACACATTGGCACTGGAGAAATATATGCGT GCAAAGAAAAATCTTAAAGATATTCCTACTTCAAAGGACAGGAATCTCCTTTTAGCATGCTCTCTTAATATGATGTCATGTTACTTGAAAACCAAGCAGTATGAAGAGTGTATTGGAGAAGGTACAGAG GTTTTGGCTTATGATGCAATGAACCCTAAAGCTCTCTACCGAAGGGGTCAAGCATACAAGGAATTGGGAAAACTAGGA GAAGCTGTGTCTGACTTGACTAAAGCACATGAAGTATCTCTTGGGGATGAAACTATTGCAGATAGCTTAAG GGAAGCTGAGGAAAGATTGAATAAAGAAGGAGGCAGAACTCATTCAAGAG GGGTGGTTATTGAAGATATGACTGAAGAAGCCACAGTATTGTCTGACAACTGCGAGAATTTGACATCAGAATCTTCGTTTTTATCACAAGAAGGAACCACTCAGTCTAAATCTAGTCGATCTGCTAGCATTGTGGAACCTCAGTCATCTAATAATGATTATTTGAAGGCTTTAAAAGATGACCCGGAATCTATCAG atCCTTCCAGAATTTCATTTCTCAAACTGATCCTGAGATATTGTCTGCTATGAATGGTGGAGAAGTTGAAGGTGTTTCTCCTGATATGATAAAGACTGCCACTGATGTCATAGGCAAGATGTCACCTGAAGAACTCAATAAAATGTTCCAGTTGGCTTCCTCCTTCCAAGGACAGAAAAATGGTGGTAGTTTCACTCCTGGACCAACTCCACCAGATCTATCACCTGACATGCTCAAGACTGCAACTGACCTTATGGctaaaacgccgcctgaaGACCTTCAAAAGATGTTTGAGATGGCTTCATCTTTAAAGGGGAACGAGGCAGCTTCATCACCGTCAGCAGGTTTCCCTGGATCAGTTCCACCAAACTTGACACCAGACATGCTCAAGATGGCAACTGATATGATTAATAAGATGCCGCCTGATGAGTGCCAAAAAATGTTTGAGATGGCTTCATCCATGAGAGGTCAGGAGCGACCATCATCAACTGCAAGCAATGGATTAAGATCAGATGAATTTAAAACCCGagataatctaaaattaaatggcAGTGATGCTGGCGAAAGTAGTTCCTCCCGACATCTTAATTCAAGTTCTTCAGAGTCGGGCTTCCTAAATTCGGGTGGTGATCTACAAGAGCAAATGAGAAACCAATTGAAGGATCCAGCTATGCGACAG ATGTTCTCATcaatgatgaaaaatatgagCACGGACACGATGGCTAACATTAGCGAGCAATTTGGGTTCAAACTTTCACGCGAAGATGCAGAGAAAGCTCAGCAGGCTATGTCATCTTTGTCTCCTGATACTTTGGACACTATG ATGAAATGGGCGGGTAGGATTCAAAGCGGCGTAGAAGGTGCAAAGAAGACAAAGAAGTTTTTCCTGGGAGGATCTGGATTGTTGTTGGCCATATTTATGCTCCTTTTAGCAGTCGTTCTTCATTGGTTTGGGTTGGTTGGCAAGTAG